GCCGGCCGAGCGAGAGGATCTGGGCAAAGCCCGTGTAGAACCACATGCCCTCGAACACGACGTAGAAGGCGATCAGGTCGCGCAGGAAAGCTTGGTCGGCCTCGGGCGTGCCGGTCTCGAAGGCCGGGTCGTCGAGATGCTTGGTGTAGTCGAGCGCCCAGGCCGCCTTCTCGGTGATCGAGGGGACCTCGCGATACATGTTGAACAGCTCGCCCTCGTCGAGCCCCAGGCTGTCGACGATGTATTGGAAGGTGTGCGTGTGTACGGCCTCCTCGAATGCCTGGCGCAGGAGATACTGCCGGCATTCCGGATTGGTCAGATGCCGATAGATCGCGAGCACGATGTTGTTGGCGACCAGGGACTCCGAGGCGGCGAAGAAGCCGAGATTGCGCTTGATCATGCGCCGCTCGTCCTCGCTCAAGCCGTCCCGCGACTTCCACAGCCCGATATCGGCTTGCATGGACACCTCGGTCGGCATCCAGTGGTTGTTGCAGGCCGAGAGATACTTGTCCCAGGCCCAGCGATATTTCAGCGGAAGGAGTTGGTTCACGTCGGCACGCGCGTTGATCATGCGCTTGGCGTCGACCGTGACGCGCGCGGCGCCACGCTCGATCGCGCCCAGGCCTGTGGCGTCGGCCGTCGTCGGCTCCGCGGCGGGCGAAGCCGCTTGCCTTTCGGTCCAGTCGAGCATCGTCATCGCGGCGTCTCCCTTACTGGCAGGCTTCGCAGGTGGGATCGTCGATCGCGCAGGCCGCCGGCTCGGGCTCGTTCGCCATGACCGCCACGGCGTTGAGCCGGCCGTCGGCCCGTGTCAGCGTCGAACGCTCGACGTGGGAGGCCGCGCGCGACCGGAGGTAATAGGTCGTCTTCAGCCCGCGCCGCCAGGCGAGCCGGTAGAGCGTATCCAGCGCCTTGCCCGAGGGATTGGCGATGTACAGGTTGAGCGACTGCGCCTGGTCGATCCATTTCTGCCGGCGCGCGGCCGCCTCGATCAGCCAGGCGCTGTCGATCTCGAAGGCGGTCGCGTAGAGCGCCTTGAGATCGTCGGGCACCCTGTCGATCCGGCCGAGCGCGCCGTCGTCGTATTTGAGGTCGGAGACCATAACCTCGTCCCAGAGGCCGCGCGCCTTGAGGTCACGGACCAGGGCGGCGTTCACCACGGTGAAGTCGCCCGACATGTTCGACTTGACGAACAGGTTCTGGAACGCCGGCTCGATCGACTGCGACACGCCGCAGATGTTGGAGATGGTCGCGGTCGGCGCGATCGCCATGCAGTTCGAGTTGCGCATGCCGGTGGTCCGGACGCGCTCGCGCAGGCCGTCCCAGTCCAGCGTCGACGTGCGGTCGAGATCGAGTCGGCCGTCCCGCGCCTCGTCGAGCGGCGCGATGCTGTCGATCGGCAGGACGCCCTTCGACCACAGCGAGCCCTCGAAGCTGGCATAGCGCCCGCGCTCGGCGGCGAGGTCGACCGAGGCGGCGACGGCATGGAACGCGACCGCCTCCATGCTCAGGTCCGCGAAGCGCACGGCCTCGTCCGAGGCGTAGGCGATGCGAAGCGCGTGCAAAGCGTCCTGGAAGCCCATCACGCCGAGGCCGACCGGGCGGTGCCGCAGGTTCGAGCGCCTGGCTTCCGGGATCGTGTAGAAATTGATGTCGATGACGTTGTCCAGCATGCGCATGGCAAGGGCGACGGTGCGCGCGAGATGCGCGTGGTCGATGCCGTCCTCCCCGACATGAGCCGCCAGGTTGACCGAGCCGAGGTTGCACACCGCGACCTCGTCGTCGGACGTGTTCAGCGTGATCTCGGTGCAGAGATTGGACGAGTGCACGACGCCGACATGACCTTGCGGCGAGCGGATGTTGCAGGGATCCTTGAAGGTGATCCAGGGGTGGCCCGTCTCGAACAGCATGGTCAGCATGCGCCGCCACAGATCGACCGCGCGCACGCGCTTGAAGACCCGGATGCCGCCCTCGTCCGCCTTGGCCTCGCAGGCCTCGTAGAGCCGCTTGAACGCCTGGCCGTAGGCGTCGTGCAGCTCCGGCACCTCGTCGGGCGAGAACAGCGTCCACTCGGCGTCGGCCTCGACCCGTTCCATGAACAGATCCGGCACCCAGTTGGCCGTGTTCATGTCGTGGGTACGGCGTCGGTCGTCGCCCGTGTTCTTGCGGAGATCGAGGAACTCCTCGATGTCGACGTGCCACGTCTCGAGATAAGCGCAGACAGCACCCTTGCGCTTGCCCCCCTGGTTGACCGCGATCGCCGTGTCGTTGGCGACCTTGAGGAACGGCACGATGCCCTGGCTCTGACCGTTGGTCCCCTTGATGCGCGCGCCCAGGCCGCGCACGCGGGTCCAGTCATTGCCGAGCCCGCCCGAGTACTTCGCGAGCAGCGCGTTGTCCTTGATCCCCTTGAAAATGCCGTCGAGATCGTCGGACACCGTCGTCAGGAAGCAGGACGACAGCTGCGGGCGCAGCGTGCCCGCGTTGAACAGCGTGGGTGTCGAGCACATGAAGGCGAAGGAGGACAAGAGGTCGTAGAACGCGATCGCCTTCGCCTCGCGATCGATTTCCCGCAACGCCAGTCCCATGGCGACTCGCATGAAGAATGCCTGCGGCAGTTCGAAACGCGTGCCGCCAATGTGCAGGAAATAGCGGTCGTAGAGCGTCTGCAGGCCGAGATAGTCGAACTGCAGGTCGCGCTCGGGCGTGAGCGCCGCCGCGATCTTCTCAAGGTCGAACCGGCCGAGCTCCGGATCGAGCATGTCCGCCGCGATGCCGGTTTTGACATAGGCGCGGAAATACGTGCCGTAGCGTTCCGTCATCTCGGCCTGGGTCGCCTGGTCGGGCCGGCCGCCGACATGCGTGAGCGCCTCCCGGCGCAGCTTGTCGAGCAGAAGCCGCGCGCTGACCTTGGCATAGGCAGGCTCGGTCTCGATCAGCGTCCGGCTCGCGAGGACCGGGGCCTGGGCCAGCTCGTCCTGCGTGATGCCGTCATAGAGGTTGCGCGCCGTCTCGGTCAGGATCGCCTCGCTCGAGACGCCGTCCAGTCCGGCACTCGCCTCGGCGACGATGACTGCAAGCCGGTCCATGTCGACCGGGAGCAATGCGCCGTCCGGCCCGGTCATGCGCAAGGGAGCCGACGGCAACGCCGGAACCATGCCTTGCGCGGCCGTGCGTTCCCGCGCGCGTTCCTCGCGATAGAGAACGTAGGCGCGGGCGACCTTATGGTGCCCGCCGCGCATCAGGCCGAGCTCGGCCTGATCCTGGATGTCCTCGATATGGAAGCTGCCGCCGGCCTCGGCGCGTCGCGTCAGGCCGGACACGATCTGGTCGGTCAGCTCGCCCACCGCCTCATGCACGCGTCGGGAGGCGGCGGCGCTGGTGCCCTCCACCGCCAGGAACGCCTTGGTGAGCGCGACGGCGATCTTGGATGGATCGAACGGCGTGAGCGCGCCGTTGCGGCGGATCACCCGGTAGGTTGTCTCGGTCTGCGACCCCGCCGGCATGCGGCCGTGCGGCGGGTTCGCGGAAGCGATTGGCGCTGGAGCTTCGGTGATGAGAGACATCGGCTTGCAACCCCTTCGTGCTTGGGGGGCAAAGGCCGAGCGGACGCGTGCGCGGACCGGCAAGGACGCCGGCAGGAAGCATGCGGCCACCGGGACACCCCGCCCGAGGACGTACACGTGGTCACGGCAGGTCTCCTGGCTCGCGGGTCGCTGCCTGCATCCAGTCTTCCCAAGGCCGGTCGGCCTCAGTGACCTGTGTGGACGCAGGCTCGCCGCTTACAGTTGCGGGGGCAGCCCCGGCTTTGCCGCACGCGGCGCACCGGATTCCCTCTTAGCTCCCGATCATCGGATCGGCAGACCGTGACTACACGATATTGTGCCTTCACCTGCCTTGATCGTCAATATGCTGTGTTTTGCCCCGGATCTAAGACTGCTATACCGAGCTTGGCTGCCACAGAGGGGCACCACGGCCCACGTCGTCGCTAACCCTGCGGTCGTCCGACCATTCGCGAGCATGACGTTCTGGAAGAATATCTGATGAATGCCCGGTCCGGCGGGCTCGAACTCAATGCCGCCAGGATGTGCCGGCGGATCGCCTGCGGCTGATCCACCTTCGGCGCACCGTCACCGTCCTCGCCATCATGGCGGCAGCGTAACCGCCATTCCGGCCTCCGCACAGCGCAACAGCAGTATGGCGCGAGCGTTGACGCAGCCGCTGTAACCACACGGCACGCCGCCACGAATGAAGGGGTGCATTGCAGCTGAACGCCACCTCGGAGAGGTCCCCCTTGCTGCTTGAGGCAACGACGGCCACGCAAATCGGAGCGAGAGAATGATGCAACAGCAAGTGTCTCGCGATGCGCTAGCCGACAAAGTCGCACTCGTCACTGGCGGTGGCTCAGGCATCGGCGCATGCACCGCGACACAACTCGGCGAGCTTGGCGCGACGATAGTCGTGGCCGGGCGCCGAGAGGCGCCACTGAACGCGGTGGTGAGCGAAATTGTCGAGGCTGGCGGTATCGCCTGGGCACATCCTGTGGATGTAACCGAAGAGGCAGCAGTCGACGATCTCGTTAGCGCGGTCACCGATCGGTTTGGTGGCCTCCATTTGGCGGTCAATTGTGCCGGCGACGGGCACATGTCCGAGTTGGTGGAAACCGAAGCCGCCAGCTTCGACCACGTCATGCGCGTCAACGCCTACGGCACCTTTTACACTATGCGGGCCGAGCTTCGTGCGATCGAAGCGAGCGGCGGCGGCGCGATCGTCAATGTATCGAGCACGGCGGGAGTTCGCGGCTTCCCTCACCTCTCCGCCTATTGCGCAGCCAAGCATGCTGTTGTCGGGATGACCCGCAGTGTTGCGCTTGAGGCCGCGGGGCGGGGCGTGCGGGTCAATGCCGTTGCGCCCGGCACCACCGCGACTGAATTGCTTGATCGCCTTCCCAGCGACGCCAGGCAAGCAATGGCTGATGCTTGTACTTTGCAACGCCTCGGCAGACCCGAGGAAATCGCCGAAAGCATTGTCTACTTGCTGACGCGCGCGAGCTATTCAACCGGGCTGATATTGGCTGTCGACGGCGGCTCACCGTACAGCTGACCCTGCCCTGGCGACGCCAGCGATTTCATTCTTAGCCGATTCGGTCTCCGCGCTCGTCTGAGGCAACGCCTAGCCCCAGACGCGCGTCTCGCGGCCCGTCGGAAAAGCACATGGCGGGGATTCGGTGTCTGTCTGCACCGCCTGCCCTTCGCGCTCCTTGACGAGCAAACTGCCACAAAGGACGAGTGATGAACGAACGGCCACAGGAAGATACGCCTCCGGTCGAGCGCATGATGCAGATGATCACCGGGTACTGGGTCACGCAAATCGTGCACGGCGCCGCGATTGCCGGCTACGCCGATCAGCTTCAACGCGGCTCGCTGAGCGTGGAGGAGCTTGCCGAAGCGTCCGGTATCGACGCCGGCGCCGCCTATCGCCACCTGCGCGCCTGCGCGGCGCTTGGCCTCGTGACGTTTGACGGACAGCGGTTTTCGTCCACTCCGCTGCTGGATACGCTGCGGCGCGACCATCCCCAATCGCTTCGGGGCATTGCGATGTCTCAGCCCGCGCCCGGACACTGGTTGCCATGGGGTCGGTTCGCCGATGTGCTGCGGACAGGGCAGCGCCAGACGGTCGCGGCGCTCGGCTCGGAGATTTTCGAATATTTCGCAAAGACCCCGCACGAAGCCGACGCCTTCACAGCGTCAATGGGAAGTCTGACCGCTGCTGTATCCGCCGAGGTGACGCGCGTCCTGGATACTCGCGGCGTCCGGCGGGCCGTGGACATCGGCGGCGCGGGCGGCGCTTTGCTGGCGCCCCTGCTTGAAGCCAATCCGACACTGCTTGGTACCGTGTTCGATCTTCCGAATGTCATCGGCGGTGAGAAGCTGACCGATATTCCCGACCACATCCGGCCGCGGATCGACGCCGTTGGAGGAGACTTCTTCCAGGAGGTGCCGCCAGGCGATCTCTACCTTCTGAAGTATATTCTGCATGACTGGGACGATGAGCAGTGCGTAACGATCCTACGAAATTGCCGCCGCTCGATTTCACGCGACGGCCGGCTTGCCGTGATCGAACTGGTGCTTGGCGAGGTGGGTGAGCCAGGATTGGCGCCGCTGATGGACGTCAACATGATGGTGATGCTGGCCGGCCGCGAACGATCGCTGGCGGAGTACGCCGCGCTCCTCGAGCGCGCCGGGTTTGACGGTGTGAAAATCACCCACACAGACACCCCCATGGCGATCATCGAGGCCTTCCCGGCGAAGAGTATCTAGGCCGAGGGCACAATCGGGATCAGGATTTGGGCACTCTCCGAAGCGTCACGGATTCGAATCAGAGATCGCCGACCTGGACGATCGTCTTCCCGAAATTGCGCCCCTTCAACAGTCCCGTCAGGGCGCCTGGCGCGTTCTCCAGTCCCCGCACGATGTCCTCGCGATAGCGAAGCTTGTCCTCCCCGATCCATCGCGTGGCCTCTTCCAGGAAATCGGCCATTTGTTCCCCGGCGAATTCGGTCTGGATAAAGCCACGCACGGTCAGGCTCTTCCCCATGACCTGCGCCATCGTAGCGGGCAGACGGTCGACGCCGCCTCCGTTCGGCGCATCATCGTACTGCGAAATCAACCCACACACCGGGATGCGCGCATATGTGTTAAGCAGCGGCACGACCGCGTCGAAGACCCGGCCGCCGACATTCTCGAAGTAAACGTCGATCCCGTCTGGGCAGGCCTCGGCGAGTTGCTCCGCGAAGTCGGCTGCCTTGTGGTCGACGACCGCGTCGAAACGAAGCTGGTGCTTCACATAGGCGAGCTTCTCCGCGCCCGTCGTGATGCCGACGGCTCGGGCGCCTCGGATGCGGGCGATCTGCCCGACCACGGAGCCGACCGCGCCGCTCGCCGCGGCGACGACGACCGTTTCGCCCGGCTTCGGCTTGCCGATGTTGCAAAGTCCGGCATAGGCGGTAAAGCCGGTCATTCCGAGCACATGGAGTGCGGTGGACGGCGGCGCGGCCATCGGGCTGAGGCGTCGCAGATCGCTTCCGTCCGATAGCGCGAACCGACGCCAGCCCGAGAAGGCCAGGACGACATCGCCTTCCCGCCAGTCCGGATGACGGGATTGGCGCACGCGGGAAACCGTCCCGCCGACCATGACCTGTCCGATCTCGATCGGGTCGTTGTAGGACTTCTCGGCGCGCACCCACCAGCGCATGTAAGGGTCGACCGAAAGGAAGATTGTCTCCAATAGCACCTCACCGTCGGCGGCCACGGGCATCGGGGTGTTTTCGAGACGAAAGTCGGTCACAGCGAGCTCGCCCTCCGGGCGGGACGCGAGGACGATGTGCTGGTTCTGGGAATGGGACACGATCGGGCCTTCCGACTTGCTCGTTGCGGCGCACGCACATACAGAGTGTATGAACACGAGATATTGACATACACTGCGTATGTCAATGCAACGGCCAGGCTTGATCGAGCGAGACTTATGGCACGTCGACCCCGTTCGGAGATGATTTCGGAGACCCGGGCGAAGCTCATCGCAGCCGGTCGGCATGCGTTTGCGACCAGAGGCTATGCGGACGCGGCCGCGGAGGACCTGACGGCTGAGGCCGGCCTCACGCGCGGCGCGCTCTACCATCATTTCGGAGGCAAGCCGGGTCTGCTTGAGGCTGTGATCGCTCAGATCGACATGGAAATCTCCGAGCGCCTGCGCGCCGTCGTCGAGAAGGCCGGCACGCCGTGGGACGGCTTCGTCGAGGAATGCATCGCCTGGATCGAGCTGGCGCTCGATCCCGAAATCCGGCGCATCGTGCTTCTCGACGGTCCGGCCGTGCTCGGAGATCCGGCACGCTGGCCGAGCCACGGCGCCTGCCTTGCTGGCACCATGACGAGCATCGAGACCCTGATCGGCCAAGGTACGTTGAAGGACGTCGACCCGGAAGCGACCGCGCATCTCGTGAATGGCGCGGCGTTGAACGTCTCGCTCTGGATCGCTTCCGCAGAGGATCCTCAAGCCGCGTCCGAACAGGCGATACCAGCCTTCCGAGAGCTCCTCCTGGGCCTTCGCAAGGATGATGTCACCTGACAGGACTCATGGGATGCCCGCCGCCCGACCTGCGCTGGCGTCGGACCTCCCTGCCCCGATTGCAACGGGAGCCTTTGCGCACGATCCGACCTACCCTTTCCGCGACGGCTACCCGACGCCGGAAGCGATCACCAAGGCGCGCGATGACGCCGCCTGAGCGCCGCTGGCCTTGGGAACGATGCCGTCGTAGGCAGACACGTCATCCGCGGCTTCTTTTCTGCATCGTTGTGATCACATTTACCGTATGCTGTGGTCCAAAATCCTTTGCCACTCCCAAGCGCTAACCGGAGACAGCGGCCGTGCTCGAAGAACGCAGCAACTACACCCTCGCCGACATGGACCGGCACAGCCTGTTCCATCCCGTGACGTCGATCGCGACCCACATGGACAAGGGGCCGCTCATCATCGAACGCGGCCAGGGCGTTCATCTGCGCGATGACAGCGGCCGCGAGATGATCGACTGCGGCGCCGGCCTGTGGTGCGTGAATATCGGCTACGGCCGGCCGGAGATCGCCGAGGCGGCCAAGCAGGCGATCCTGGACCTCAACTACTACCACCTGTTCGGCTCGTCCTCGAACGAGGCGGTCATCCGTCTGGCCGACAAGGTGCTGAGCCTGTTCCGCGAGCAGTCCGGCGCCGGCCATCTGGCGCGCGTCTTTTTCGGCTGCTCCGGCTCGGACGCCAACGACACCAACTTCAAGCTGGTCCGCTACTACAACAACCTGCGCGGCAAGCCCGGCAAGAAGAAGATCATCGCGCGCCAGGGCGGCTATCACGGCCTGACCATGGCGGCCGGCAGCCTGACTGGCATCGACGCCTACCACAAGGCGTGGGACCTGCCGGTCGAGGGCGTGATCCACACCTCCTGCCCGCATTACTACCGCTTCGCCGAGGACGGCGAGACCGAGGCCGAGTTCACCGATCGCATGATCGCCGAGCTGGAAGCGATCATCGAGCGCGAGGGTGCGGACACGATCGCCGCCTTCATCGCCGAGCCGATCATGGGCACGGGCGGCGTTCTTCTGCCGCCAGAGGGCTACTTCGCCCGCGTCCAGGAGGTGCTCGACCGGAACGACATCCTCCTGATCGCCGACGAGGTCATCACCGGTTTCGGCCGGACCGGCCAGTGGTTCGCGACCGGCCTCTATGGCCTGAAGCCCGACCTGGTCACGCTGGCCAAGGGCATCACCAGCGCCTATTTCCCGGTCTCCGCCTCGGTCGTCTCCGAGCGGATGTGGGACGTCCTGGAGAAGGCCTCGCCGGACTACGGCCCGGTCATGCACGGCTTCACCTATTCCGGCCACCCGGTCGGCGGCGCCGTCGGCCTCGCCAACATCGCCATCCTCGAGAGCGAGGGCATGGTCGGCAACGCCGCCCGGGTCGGCGCCCACATGCTGGACAAGCTGAAGGCGCGTGTCGGCGACCATCCCTTCGTCGGCGACGTGCGCGGCCAGGGCCTGATGATGGCGGTCGAGCTGGTGGCCGACAAGGCGGCCCGCCGCTTCTTCGCCCCGGGCACGAATCCGCATCGCGCGGTCGC
Above is a genomic segment from Geminicoccaceae bacterium SCSIO 64248 containing:
- a CDS encoding ribonucleotide-diphosphate reductase subunit beta, which codes for MTMLDWTERQAASPAAEPTTADATGLGAIERGAARVTVDAKRMINARADVNQLLPLKYRWAWDKYLSACNNHWMPTEVSMQADIGLWKSRDGLSEDERRMIKRNLGFFAASESLVANNIVLAIYRHLTNPECRQYLLRQAFEEAVHTHTFQYIVDSLGLDEGELFNMYREVPSITEKAAWALDYTKHLDDPAFETGTPEADQAFLRDLIAFYVVFEGMWFYTGFAQILSLGRRNKMVGIAEQYQYILRDESLHLNFGIDVINQIRHENPHLWTKAFQEEVRAMLKRAAELEAAYGRDTMPRGFLGLNAGLCEQYMHVIANRRCAQIGLAPVFPPADNPFPWMSEAMDLKKEKNFFETRVTEYQNGGALSWE
- a CDS encoding ribonucleoside-diphosphate reductase subunit alpha — its product is MPAGSQTETTYRVIRRNGALTPFDPSKIAVALTKAFLAVEGTSAAASRRVHEAVGELTDQIVSGLTRRAEAGGSFHIEDIQDQAELGLMRGGHHKVARAYVLYREERARERTAAQGMVPALPSAPLRMTGPDGALLPVDMDRLAVIVAEASAGLDGVSSEAILTETARNLYDGITQDELAQAPVLASRTLIETEPAYAKVSARLLLDKLRREALTHVGGRPDQATQAEMTERYGTYFRAYVKTGIAADMLDPELGRFDLEKIAAALTPERDLQFDYLGLQTLYDRYFLHIGGTRFELPQAFFMRVAMGLALREIDREAKAIAFYDLLSSFAFMCSTPTLFNAGTLRPQLSSCFLTTVSDDLDGIFKGIKDNALLAKYSGGLGNDWTRVRGLGARIKGTNGQSQGIVPFLKVANDTAIAVNQGGKRKGAVCAYLETWHVDIEEFLDLRKNTGDDRRRTHDMNTANWVPDLFMERVEADAEWTLFSPDEVPELHDAYGQAFKRLYEACEAKADEGGIRVFKRVRAVDLWRRMLTMLFETGHPWITFKDPCNIRSPQGHVGVVHSSNLCTEITLNTSDDEVAVCNLGSVNLAAHVGEDGIDHAHLARTVALAMRMLDNVIDINFYTIPEARRSNLRHRPVGLGVMGFQDALHALRIAYASDEAVRFADLSMEAVAFHAVAASVDLAAERGRYASFEGSLWSKGVLPIDSIAPLDEARDGRLDLDRTSTLDWDGLRERVRTTGMRNSNCMAIAPTATISNICGVSQSIEPAFQNLFVKSNMSGDFTVVNAALVRDLKARGLWDEVMVSDLKYDDGALGRIDRVPDDLKALYATAFEIDSAWLIEAAARRQKWIDQAQSLNLYIANPSGKALDTLYRLAWRRGLKTTYYLRSRAASHVERSTLTRADGRLNAVAVMANEPEPAACAIDDPTCEACQ
- a CDS encoding SDR family oxidoreductase — encoded protein: MMQQQVSRDALADKVALVTGGGSGIGACTATQLGELGATIVVAGRREAPLNAVVSEIVEAGGIAWAHPVDVTEEAAVDDLVSAVTDRFGGLHLAVNCAGDGHMSELVETEAASFDHVMRVNAYGTFYTMRAELRAIEASGGGAIVNVSSTAGVRGFPHLSAYCAAKHAVVGMTRSVALEAAGRGVRVNAVAPGTTATELLDRLPSDARQAMADACTLQRLGRPEEIAESIVYLLTRASYSTGLILAVDGGSPYS
- a CDS encoding methyltransferase yields the protein MNERPQEDTPPVERMMQMITGYWVTQIVHGAAIAGYADQLQRGSLSVEELAEASGIDAGAAYRHLRACAALGLVTFDGQRFSSTPLLDTLRRDHPQSLRGIAMSQPAPGHWLPWGRFADVLRTGQRQTVAALGSEIFEYFAKTPHEADAFTASMGSLTAAVSAEVTRVLDTRGVRRAVDIGGAGGALLAPLLEANPTLLGTVFDLPNVIGGEKLTDIPDHIRPRIDAVGGDFFQEVPPGDLYLLKYILHDWDDEQCVTILRNCRRSISRDGRLAVIELVLGEVGEPGLAPLMDVNMMVMLAGRERSLAEYAALLERAGFDGVKITHTDTPMAIIEAFPAKSI
- a CDS encoding NADP-dependent oxidoreductase, whose product is MSHSQNQHIVLASRPEGELAVTDFRLENTPMPVAADGEVLLETIFLSVDPYMRWWVRAEKSYNDPIEIGQVMVGGTVSRVRQSRHPDWREGDVVLAFSGWRRFALSDGSDLRRLSPMAAPPSTALHVLGMTGFTAYAGLCNIGKPKPGETVVVAAASGAVGSVVGQIARIRGARAVGITTGAEKLAYVKHQLRFDAVVDHKAADFAEQLAEACPDGIDVYFENVGGRVFDAVVPLLNTYARIPVCGLISQYDDAPNGGGVDRLPATMAQVMGKSLTVRGFIQTEFAGEQMADFLEEATRWIGEDKLRYREDIVRGLENAPGALTGLLKGRNFGKTIVQVGDL
- a CDS encoding TetR/AcrR family transcriptional regulator, with translation MYEHEILTYTAYVNATARLDRARLMARRPRSEMISETRAKLIAAGRHAFATRGYADAAAEDLTAEAGLTRGALYHHFGGKPGLLEAVIAQIDMEISERLRAVVEKAGTPWDGFVEECIAWIELALDPEIRRIVLLDGPAVLGDPARWPSHGACLAGTMTSIETLIGQGTLKDVDPEATAHLVNGAALNVSLWIASAEDPQAASEQAIPAFRELLLGLRKDDVT
- a CDS encoding aminotransferase, translating into MLEERSNYTLADMDRHSLFHPVTSIATHMDKGPLIIERGQGVHLRDDSGREMIDCGAGLWCVNIGYGRPEIAEAAKQAILDLNYYHLFGSSSNEAVIRLADKVLSLFREQSGAGHLARVFFGCSGSDANDTNFKLVRYYNNLRGKPGKKKIIARQGGYHGLTMAAGSLTGIDAYHKAWDLPVEGVIHTSCPHYYRFAEDGETEAEFTDRMIAELEAIIEREGADTIAAFIAEPIMGTGGVLLPPEGYFARVQEVLDRNDILLIADEVITGFGRTGQWFATGLYGLKPDLVTLAKGITSAYFPVSASVVSERMWDVLEKASPDYGPVMHGFTYSGHPVGGAVGLANIAILESEGMVGNAARVGAHMLDKLKARVGDHPFVGDVRGQGLMMAVELVADKAARRFFAPGTNPHRAVAAKAVEEKVMVRALPFLETVSFSPPLCITAAECDEAIERFARGLQAATPELERLAAASIP